A single genomic interval of Megalobrama amblycephala isolate DHTTF-2021 linkage group LG17, ASM1881202v1, whole genome shotgun sequence harbors:
- the marchf11 gene encoding E3 ubiquitin-protein ligase MARCHF11: MDVHVEADPLHVQTVDEPPGGATVTVTAAQFQVQTVLSSDGELNDDDLQTGAGAQTPAAADPITEIENEEGACAGTDAPGEDSAGQSAGKTETLGSSCSNESCIPTPGCRICFQGAEQGELLSPCRCAGSVRHAHQQCLLKWISEKGSWSCELCNYRFNILPIHIKPPQQWQTVTMTLVEKVQVIAVFLGGIFLLASVSWLLWSALSPEALWQRSDILFQICYGMYAVMDLVCIGLIVHEGGAVYNVLMRWRAVNLFWDVQNYDKSRDLETTHSPHRNLWLPLTHTHTVSNSHSQTTRLESSPRCPLRLFSMCLNVTSDLSPQEQGSGELVVRVTSV; encoded by the exons ATGGATGTGCACGTAGAGGCGGATCCGTTGCACGTGCAGACGGTGGATGAGCCACCGGGAGGCGCCACCGTGACCGTGACCGCCGCACAGTTTCAGGTCCAAACGGTGCTGAGCAGCGACGGGGAGCTCAACGATGATGACTTGCAGACGGGCGCTGGAGCTCAAACACCGGCAGCGGCTGATCCGATCACAGAAATCGAGAACGAGGAAGGTGCGTGTGCAGGGACGGACGCACCGGGCGAGGACAGCGCCGGGCAGAGCGCGGGGAAAACGGAAACGTTGGGCTCCAGTTGCAGCAATGAAAGCTGCATCCCGACCCCAGGCTGTCGGATCTGCTTTCAAGGAGCCGAGCAG GGGGAGCTGCTGAGCCCGTGCCGCTGTGCTGGTTCTGTTCGACATGCCCATCAGCAGTGTCTGCTCAAGTGGATCAGTGAGAAGGGCTCCTGGAGCTGTGAACTCTGCAACTATCGATTCAACATCCTGCCTATACATATCAAACCACCACAacag TGGCAGACTGTCACCATGACTCTGGTGGAGAAGGTTCAGGTCATTGCAGTGTTTCTGGGTGGCATCTTCCTATTGGCCAGTGTTTCGTGGCTGCTGTGGTCAGCTCTGAGTCCAGAGGCACTATGGCAACGCAGTGACATCCTGTTCCAGATCTGCTATGGCATGTATGCAGTCATGGACCTTGTGTGTATTG GTCTGATTGTTCATGAAGGTGGTGCTGTGTACAATGTGCTCATGCGCTGGCGGGCCGTTAATCTCTTCTGGGATGTCCAGAACTACGATAAAAGCCGAGACCTGGAGACCACACACAGCCCTCACCGCAACCTGTGGCtgcctctcacacacacacacacagtctccaACTCACACTCACAAACCACCCGACTGGAGTCATCACCTCGATGCCCCCTCCGCCTCTTCTCCATGTGCCTGaatgtgacctctgacctctccCCCCAAGAGCAAGGCTCAGGAGAGCTCGTCGTTAGGGTCACATCAGTTTGA